The Streptomyces armeniacus genomic interval GTCGGGGGGCTGCGCACGGGGTGGGAGAGGCGGTGCATGGGGAGGGGCGGGGTGGGCGGTGGTGCGGTGTGTGGTAGGGGGGGGCGGCGCGCGGGTGCGTGGAGGCGCGGGGGGGGGGGGGGCGGGGGGGGGGGGGGGGTGGGGGGGCGGGGGTGTGGGAGGCGGGCGGGGGTGGGGGGTGCGGAGGGGGGGGCGGGGGGGGCGAGCGGGGGGGGGGGGGGCGGGGGGGCGCACCCGGCCTGTCGGAGGTGGGCGGGGGGGGCGGCGCCGGGGGGGGGCTCTGGTGGGCCGCGCGTGCCGTCGTACGGCGGAAGGGCCCGCACCGCTTCCCGGTGCATGGCGAGCACGTCGGACAGGCAGGCGCGGTGCGGCCGCCCGCCGAGGAGCCCGTCGCGCAGCACCGCCGACGCGTTGCTCTGGAACGCGGTGTAGCCCGGGTAGCGCGGCCGGACCCAGGCGGCCTCGGTGGTGGCGAGGGTGCCGGCGTAGAAGCCGCCGCTCTCCTCGTTGACCCCCGCGTCGAGCCACGCCTCGCGGCGGCCCGGCTGCCCCTCGTACGCGGGGAAGCGGGTGCGCTGGACCGGCTCCGACATGAGGTCGCGTATGTGGTCGGCGAGCGCGCCGGACACGGCGGTGTGCCGGGAGACGGCCAGGCCGGTGCCGCCGAGGGTGGAGCCCAGCGGGCCGTTCCCGGTCAGCCGCGGGACGTCGCCGAAGCGGACGGGTGAACCGGCGTGCCGGGCGGCGTAGTTCACGTAGCCGTAGACGAACGGGCAGTACGCCGGGCCGTCTTCGGCCGCCAGCCGCTCCAGCAGAGCGATCGGATTGAGCCCCGCCGTCGCGGGGTCGCCGCGCCGTACGAGCTGGTCCATCAGCTCCAGTGCGGCCAGCCCCGTCCCGGTCCCGACCAGCGGCGGGCCGGGCGTGGTGGCGGGCGGCTCGCCCAGCGCGCCGCAGAGGGAGAAGAAGGTGAGCAGGGCGTGGGGGCCCGCGAGGGAGAGGGCCACCGGGTGCCGGTCGGCGACGGTCAGCACCTCGTCCCAGGTGCGCGGCAGGACGGGCAGCCGCGCGCGGTTCGCGGCGGCGACCTGGGTGGCGGCGTCGAGCGGGGCGGCCCACTGCTGCCCGGCGGCCTCGTACGAGGCGTACGACGCGCCGACCGCGGCGGCCGACCACTCGGCGAGCGTGTCGCGGCCGACGAGCGGGCCCAGGGGCTGGAGCGCGCGGGTGGCGAGCGCGTCGCCGAGGTGCGGGTGGTCGAGCACCACGAGGTCGTAACGGGCGCACAGGTCGTCGACCGGATGGGACTCGAACCCTTCGAGGGGCTGACTGTCCCAGGTGAGCGTGTCGCCGTGCGAGCGGTCGGCGGAGAACTCCGCCGCCGCCCGCCGCAGTGCGACCGTGCCACGGGGATGGTCCCAGGTCAGGCCACGGTAGTCCGTCATGAGGTGCCGTTCTTCGCGGAGGAGCCGGTCCGGTGCGGCGCTGGTGTCAGCTGCTGGCGGCGGCTGGTGTTAGCGCTACCGATAGCGCTAACATAGCCGACCCTCCACGCGGTCGACAAGGGTGTCGCGGGCGTCCGCGGGTTGGCCGGTTCGAGCTCCGGTGCCGGAGCGGAGTCCGCTCTATCGTGACGGCGGCAGCGAACGTCTCCCACACGAAGAGGTGGCGGGTCATGACATCGGACATGCACGACGGTGGCCTCGACGCTCCGACCCCCGAGGAAGTCGGGGCCGCGTACGACGAGTTCGGCCCGCTGTACGGACTGACGCTCGGCGAGTCCGCCATCCACATCGGCATGTGGACGCCGCACGGCGAACGCGAACCCGCCTCCACCCTCCCGGATCTGGCCAACCGTGCCATGGACCGGCAGACCGACGCGTACATCGACGCCCTGCCGGTCGGCCCCGGCGACCACTTCCTCGACATCGGCTGCGGCACCGGCGGCCCCGCGGTGCGGCTGGCCCGCAGGACCGGCGCCCGGGTCACCGGGGTGACGGTCAGCAAGTCGCAGATCGCCCATTCCGAGGAGCGGGCGCGCGCGGCCGCGCTGACCGACCGGGTGTCGTTCGCCTACGGCAACGCCATGGAACTCGCCTACGAGGACGGGTCGTTCGACGCGGCCTGGGCGATCGACTCGTTCCCCCACCTCTCCGACCGGCTCGCGGGACTGCGGGAGGCGTGCCGGGTGTTGCGGCCGGGCGCGACGATGCTGCTGACGGAGTTCACGCGCCGCGGCGACCCGCCGCCCGAGCAGGTCGCCACGTTCCGCGAGGTGTGGACCTCTCCCCCGCCGATGACTCCGGCGGAGGGGCTGGAGCTGACCGCGCGGGCCGGGTTCGAGCTCGTACGGCTGGAGAACCACTCCCAGAACGTCGCCGTGAGCGGCGAACTCATGGCCGTCCTCTACCAGGACCGCCACGACGAGGTCCTGCGGCGCTACGGCCCCGAGGCCACCGCCCGCATGGACGCGGCGATGCCGCTGCTGCGCACCTTCGTCCGCGACCACCTCGGGTACTACGTCTATCTGCTGCGGAAGCCGTAGCGCGGCGGGGCGGCCCGTACGGACAGAGCGGCCCGCGTACCGCGCCGTTCAGCCGCCCCCCAGCGTCACCCCGCAGTGGGTCCGCAGCCGGCGGATCTCCCAGCACGCGATGGCCGTCACCGAGGCCGGGCCGCCGACGAGCATCACGTACGCGATCGCCGGTGGCCCGGTGGGCAGTCCGCCGATCGCCGCGTACTCCCAGACCAGCACGCTCGTCAGCAGGGCGGGCAGCGCGAGATGCACCTCGGCGGCGCCGAAGCCGCTCCGTGCGACCTCCCCCGACGCGAACAGGAAGAGGAACGCCGACCAGATGCCGGCCAGTATCCCGGCGAAGACCAGCCACCCGCCGAGGGAGCCGGGAGCCTGCGAGACGTTCAGCAGGTCCAGGCCGGCGATGAGGCCGGGCAGGAGCGCCAGCGTGCCGACGAACAAGCCGAGTCTGCGCAGCGGACCGCGCAGGGCGGCGCGCATCGCCGGGCGCCGCCGGGGTTCCGAGCAGCGGATGAGAACGAAGATGACGACCGGTGAGGTGGCGATGAGCAGCCAGGGGGTGATGAGAAGCGCCAGCCAGCGGTCCTGGAACTGTTCGGTCAGGTCGTCCGTGGAGCCGAAGCACGCGAGCACCCCCAGCGACACCGCCGCGGCCGCCCACATCCGGAGCCTCTTGACGCGTGCCACGGCCGGGTCGAGTACGCGGGCGGGCGCATCGGGGCGGAAGATCCGTAACGCGACGAGGCGGGCGGTACGGGCGAGGACGTACAGCAGCAGGAGCGGCGAGAGGATGATCAGCGGGAGCGCCAGCAGCATCAGCAGACCGGACGGGAGGCGGCTGAGAAGCCGCCACAGCGGGGGCCATGGGCCGAGCCCCGGGCGCCCGTTGGGGTCTCCCGGCGGGCGGTACGGGTGTCCCGGCGGCCCGTTGGGGTCTCCGGGCGGGCGGTACGGGTGTCCCGGCTGTGGCTGGGGCGCTCCCGGAGGAGGCTGCGGCCCCCCGTCGGGCGCCCCGGGCGGCTGAGGGCCGTATCCGGGCCGGATGGCTGCCACTCCGCGCTCCCTTCCGTCGTCGTTCCCCGGTAGGACGCGCGCCCGCCCGCCACGGTTCGCGCCCCGCCGTACGGCACGGAAGGTTCACCCGGTGGGCACAACCCGCGGCGCCGCCACGGGAGTTGGGGCGCCGCCGCGCACGGGTCCGTACGGGCACGCACGGGTCCGTACGGGCACGCACGGCTCCGTACGGGCGGCGCCCCCGCGTCTCAGTCGCGCCGGTACTGGGCCGGTGAACCCTTCGTCGCCGGGTCCTCGTGGCTGCCGGTGCGGCCCCGGTCGACGTGGAAGGACGTCAGGGTCGTCACCGGGGAGCGGGGGTCGCGCCGGTCGGCGATGACCCGCATCCGGGCGGTGAGGCGTTCCGGCGTGAGCTCGTACACGTCGTAGCCGTAGCGGTTGCCCTCGAAATACTTCAGGTGCGGGTTCGCCGCGCCCATCAGCGGGCCGTTGGACTCGTTCCACTCGGGGGCGTACGCCGCCGAGGTGACCGAGTGGGCCGTGAACTCCGTGCCGACGAGCGGCGATCCGGCGTCGTCGTAGTCGGTGCGGATGTCGTCCACGAACGCCGAGTGCCAGTCGCCGGTGACGACCACCAGGTCCTCCAGACCGCTCGCGTGCACGTGCTCCAGGACCTCCTTGCGCTCGGCGAGGAAGCCGTCCCACTGGTCGGTGAACATGTACGGCCCGCCGGGCGAGCCGCGCAGCTGGCTGAGCATGATCGAGTTGGCCCAGACGTGCCAGGCGTCCGCGGCGTGCCGTACGTTCCGCCGCAGCCAGTCCTTCTGCTCCGCGCCGAGGATCGTGCCGTCGGGCAGGTTCTGCGCGGAGCGGTACGAGCGCAGGTCGAGCACGGTCAGCTCGAGCAGGCTGCCCCAGCGCCGCACCCGGTGGATCTCCGGGTCGGGCAGCGCGGAGGCGCCGAACGAGTCGCGGTGCGGGAGGTGTTCGTACCACGCCTGGTACGCCGCCGCCCGCCGCCGTACGAAGGGCGCTCCCCCGCCGGAGCCGCTGTAGTCGTTGACCACCTCGTGGTCGTCCCAGGTGAGGAACCAGGGGTGCGCGGCGTGCGCCTCGCGCAGCGACGGGTCGCCCTTGTAGAGGGCGTGGCGCTTGCGGTAGTCGGCGAGGGTGAGGATCTCGCCGCCGTCGTGGTCGCGTACGTGGTCCTCGGGGACGCCGCCGACCTGGCCGTGCTCGTAGATGTAGTCGCCGAGATGGACGACGAAGTCGACGTTCTCGCGGGCGATGCCACGGAACGCGGCGTAGTAACCGTCGTGGAACGCCTGGCAGTTGGCGGTGGCGAAGCGTACGCGGGACACGCGCCCGGCGGGAGCCGTCCGCGTGCGCCCGGTGCGGCTGGTCCGGCCGAGAGCGGTGAAGGCGTACCAGTACGTGCGCCCTGCGTCCAGCCCGTCGACCGGCACGTGCACGCTGTGGCCGAGGGTCGCAGAGGCGGGCGCGGTGCCGCGGGCGACGACCTCGCGCAGCCCGGGGTCGAGGGCGACGGCCCAGCGCACCTCGACGACGTCCGGCAGGTCCTGCTCGGCGGCGAGCGGTTCGGGCGCGAGTCTGGTCCACAGCACCACGGAGTGGGGCTGCGGATCGCCGGAGGCGACGCCGAGGGTGAACGGCGCCCTGTCGTACGAGGCCCCCAGCGCCTCGGCGGCCTCGCGGGCCTGCGCGGGGGTGAGCCCCGCCGTCAGCGGCCAGGCGGCGCCGAGGGCGCCGGCCGCGGCCGCGGACTTCAGCAGATCACGGCGGTTGAGCGTCATGAGCGGGCTCCCCGGAGAGTGAGCGAAATGCCGTCGGCGTAGCCGTCGTTGGAGGTGCCGCCGCCGCGGGTGAAGACCAGCAGCAGCCGTACGCCGCGGGCGCCGGGCGGGACGGCGGCCGTGGCGGTGTGCTCCACCAGCGCCGTACGGCCGCCGCGTTCGGCCGCCGTGGCGGGGCCGAGCACGCTCAGCGCCAGGGGTGTGCCGTCCGCGTCCCGGAACTCGGCGGACAGCCGGGCCCCGTCCTCCTGCGCCGCGTAGCCGCCGAGCCAGGCGGTGACGGCGTACCGCACCCGGCCGGCGTCGACGGCGGGGCGCCCGGTGGGGCCGCGGCGGGGCAGGGCGATGTCCTGTACGAGCGCGGTCCGGGGGCTGTTGCCGCCGGCGAAGAAGCGGCGGCCGCGTGCGGCGGGGCCGGGGTCGTCCGGGGCCGGATAGCCGCCGCCCAGGCCGTAGTCGACGACCGCGGGAGCGCCCTGCAGGATGCGCCAGCCGGGGACGGAGCGGACCGGCTCCGCGGTGCCTCCCGGCCCGCTCTCCGCGTCGCCGTTCACGACGAGTGACACGCGTACCTCCTGGTGGTGGGAAGGGGGGCGGCGCAGGAAGCACACCAGCGCCACGTGAACCGGACGCAGACGTACGGCGAATCCCTTCCGGCGCGCCGGCCAGCGGAGGGAGCGGTACGGGCGGGCGCGGCCCTCTCGGTGTCGCGTCCGTCAGCCGTCGTGTCCGTCGGCCGCCGTGTCCCGTCGCCCCTCCGGCAAGTCGCCGTCCAGCAGGGCGAGATCCGGCGGCACCAGTGTCGCCGAGCCCACCAGCCCTTCGAGCAGGCCGTGCAGCGGCGGCGCGCACTCGCACGGGCGGCCGTACGAGCCGCCGCGGTGGATCAGGCGCGCGGTGAGCGCCGCGATCCTGTGCTCGATGCCGGGTGACTCCCAGTCGGTGTACGGGCGCAGGACCCGCAGCTGTTCGAGCGCCTGCCGGCGGCGCAGGGGCCGTGGTGCGGACTCGTGGCGCAGGTAGCGCTGGCCGAGTACGACCAGCAGCAGCCGTTCGTCGGCGGCGAGCGGCCACCTTTCCGCCGCGCGCCGGTTGCCGCGCGCGCCGTCCGACACGTACAGCTCGACGAGGTGCTCGCGGTAGCCGAAGCCGCGGACGAACAGCGGGGTGTAGCCGGCGGCGAGCGGTGCCGGTTCGGCGCGGGGGTGCAGCAGTTCGTCGCGCGGCAGGCGGAACGGCTGCTGCCCGGTGTTCCGCAGCCACCAGCGCCGGTGCCGGTACGCCAGCTCCCCGTGCCGGCGGCTCACCCCCCGGTCGTCCGGGCCGACCCGCAGGTCCGTCCCGGGCCGCGCGGCCCGCCCGAACCGCACCACGCGGCCGGGCTCCGGCCCCGCCGTGACCTCCTCCGCGGCGGACCTGGCGTGGAGCGTGCCCGTCTCGGCCGGCGGAGCACCGCGGGCCAGACTGTCGCGACGACTCATCACCGGGCTCCTTCGCGTGGCGCGTTGCCGCCCACACTGTCCGGACCGGTCCGGGACCCCTCCCCGTGGACCCGTTCGTACGGGGACGCACGCCCGGGGCGTCAGCGTGCGCGCAGCCGTTCGGCGGCGGCACCGGACAGGCCGACGGCCGCGTCGCAGAGGGAGTCCATCGGCCGGTCCCCGCTGACGTACAGGCGCACCATCTCGGCGGCCTTCTCGGCCTCGTGGTTGCTGTACTCGCGGTACTCGAGGAACACCGTGCAGGTCTCCTCGCCGTCCCCCTCCGGCACGACGTACGCCTTGTAGCCGCTGGGCCGTACGAGTTCACCGTCCGCCTCCGACTTGGGCTGGTCGCGGAAGAAGGCGGCCTCCGCCTCCAGCTCGCCGCTGCCGGACCACTCGCAGCTCCAGTTCGCGACGCCGGGCTCCGGGTCGTCGCGGAGGCCGGCCGCGTCCAGCGCCTCGGCGTCGAGCAGGTCGCAGGCGTCGGCCCAGGCGAGCGAGGCGTCCGGGTAGCCCGGCGAACGGCGGGGCACCGGGCCCTCGTTCAGCGCCTCGGCGGCGTGTCGGGCGGCCTCGTCGGCGACGGCGCACAGCGTCGCCGTACCGCCGGTCACCGAGCCGTCACCGACCTCGACGCGGACGCCGAGGAGAGTGTCGCCGGCCTCGCGTTCGGGCAGCAGCAACAGCCCGCACTCGCCGTTCTCCGGCGGCTCCTCCATGACACCGATCTTCCCGATGGTCCGGGCGGGCTTTCCGGCCTCGGGCGGCGAGCCCTTGCGGAGGTACACGGACACGTCGATTCGGCTGTGCTCGTCGGGGTGGACGAGCACGTCGCAGCGGTCGAAGTTGCCGTAGTCCACGTCGACTTGGGCTTCGCCGAACCGGCCGAGCGCGGCGGGGTCGGTGAGGGAGCACAGGTCGGCGGTGCGCGGATCGCCCACGGGGAACTCCTGCGCGCCGCCCGGTGCGTCGTCGGCGGCGCGGCTCTCGCCGGTCTGGCGGGCGCCGTCCGTACCGTCGTCGTCCCCGGGGAGCACGGCGATGCCCGCGGCGATCGCCGCGCAGATCCCGACGGCCGCCCCGGCGGCGAGCAGCGGGCGGCGTTGGCGCAGCCACCCGCCCGTACGGCCACGCGGTCCGCCGCCCGGTCCGCCGCCCGCTCTACCGCCCGCTTCCGGCCGGGCGACGGCGGCGAGGAGCCGCTTCGCCTCGGCCGCGTCGGGGCGCCGGCGCGGGTCGCGCTGGAGCATGGCGGTGAGCAGGGGGTGCAGCGGCCCCACGGCGTCGGCGTCCATCTCGACGACTCCGCGCTCGGCCTTCCAGTACGTCAGCCGCTCGGTGTCCCGCCCGTCGTCCTGCCCGTCCCCGTGGTCCGCCTGTCCCTCCGCCGGGTCCCCCTCGTCGTCCTCCGAGTACCGGCGGCCGCCGCGCGGCGGCGAGCCGGTGACCAGCGCGTACAGGGTGGCGGCCAGGCAGAACACGTCCGAGGCGGGCCGCGGGAAGTTCCCCCTGGCCAGCTCCGGCGCGGCGTAGTCCGGGGTGAAGCTGAACGGGCCGTTGGCCGTGATGGTCTCGGCGCCGCCGGCCCGGTAGGCGGCGCCGAAGTCCAGCAGCTTGGCCGTACCGCGCCGGGACAGCCCGATGTTGGCGGGCTTGACGTCGCAGTGGACGACGCCGTCCT includes:
- a CDS encoding carbohydrate ABC transporter substrate-binding protein, coding for MTDYRGLTWDHPRGTVALRRAAAEFSADRSHGDTLTWDSQPLEGFESHPVDDLCARYDLVVLDHPHLGDALATRALQPLGPLVGRDTLAEWSAAAVGASYASYEAAGQQWAAPLDAATQVAAANRARLPVLPRTWDEVLTVADRHPVALSLAGPHALLTFFSLCGALGEPPATTPGPPLVGTGTGLAALELMDQLVRRGDPATAGLNPIALLERLAAEDGPAYCPFVYGYVNYAARHAGSPVRFGDVPRLTGNGPLGSTLGGTGLAVSRHTAVSGALADHIRDLMSEPVQRTRFPAYEGQPGRREAWLDAGVNEESGGFYAGTLATTEAAWVRPRYPGYTAFQSNASAVLRDGLLGGRPHRACLSDVLAMHREAVRALPPYDGTRGPPEPPPGAAPPAHLRQAGCAPPPPPPPLAPPAPPSAPPTPARLPHPRPPTPPPPPPPPPPRLHAPARRPPLPHTAPPPTPPLPMHRLSHPVRSPPTQPPDPPDHCSAGTTHVATRRYPNCSAIRVWKSLRDFL
- a CDS encoding SAM-dependent methyltransferase, which codes for MTSDMHDGGLDAPTPEEVGAAYDEFGPLYGLTLGESAIHIGMWTPHGEREPASTLPDLANRAMDRQTDAYIDALPVGPGDHFLDIGCGTGGPAVRLARRTGARVTGVTVSKSQIAHSEERARAAALTDRVSFAYGNAMELAYEDGSFDAAWAIDSFPHLSDRLAGLREACRVLRPGATMLLTEFTRRGDPPPEQVATFREVWTSPPPMTPAEGLELTARAGFELVRLENHSQNVAVSGELMAVLYQDRHDEVLRRYGPEATARMDAAMPLLRTFVRDHLGYYVYLLRKP
- a CDS encoding alkaline phosphatase D family protein, whose amino-acid sequence is MTLNRRDLLKSAAAAGALGAAWPLTAGLTPAQAREAAEALGASYDRAPFTLGVASGDPQPHSVVLWTRLAPEPLAAEQDLPDVVEVRWAVALDPGLREVVARGTAPASATLGHSVHVPVDGLDAGRTYWYAFTALGRTSRTGRTRTAPAGRVSRVRFATANCQAFHDGYYAAFRGIARENVDFVVHLGDYIYEHGQVGGVPEDHVRDHDGGEILTLADYRKRHALYKGDPSLREAHAAHPWFLTWDDHEVVNDYSGSGGGAPFVRRRAAAYQAWYEHLPHRDSFGASALPDPEIHRVRRWGSLLELTVLDLRSYRSAQNLPDGTILGAEQKDWLRRNVRHAADAWHVWANSIMLSQLRGSPGGPYMFTDQWDGFLAERKEVLEHVHASGLEDLVVVTGDWHSAFVDDIRTDYDDAGSPLVGTEFTAHSVTSAAYAPEWNESNGPLMGAANPHLKYFEGNRYGYDVYELTPERLTARMRVIADRRDPRSPVTTLTSFHVDRGRTGSHEDPATKGSPAQYRRD
- a CDS encoding phosphoesterase; its protein translation is MSLVVNGDAESGPGGTAEPVRSVPGWRILQGAPAVVDYGLGGGYPAPDDPGPAARGRRFFAGGNSPRTALVQDIALPRRGPTGRPAVDAGRVRYAVTAWLGGYAAQEDGARLSAEFRDADGTPLALSVLGPATAAERGGRTALVEHTATAAVPPGARGVRLLLVFTRGGGTSNDGYADGISLTLRGARS
- a CDS encoding FHA domain-containing protein, encoding MSRRDSLARGAPPAETGTLHARSAAEEVTAGPEPGRVVRFGRAARPGTDLRVGPDDRGVSRRHGELAYRHRRWWLRNTGQQPFRLPRDELLHPRAEPAPLAAGYTPLFVRGFGYREHLVELYVSDGARGNRRAAERWPLAADERLLLVVLGQRYLRHESAPRPLRRRQALEQLRVLRPYTDWESPGIEHRIAALTARLIHRGGSYGRPCECAPPLHGLLEGLVGSATLVPPDLALLDGDLPEGRRDTAADGHDG
- a CDS encoding serine/threonine-protein kinase, producing the protein MRPGDELAGRYVLKEVVGEGRSGEVWLAHDTVVGQDVAVKPERIEGDRETAVRRLLGEPRALAKFRDHPHVVTLFDVVSVPEGGDGDEGVDGGAGGGKDTYWFVMEYVPGGGLDRQPPMPPERVARIGAELADALAALHEDGVVHCDVKPANIGLSRRGTAKLLDFGAAYRAGGAETITANGPFSFTPDYAAPELARGNFPRPASDVFCLAATLYALVTGSPPRGGRRYSEDDEGDPAEGQADHGDGQDDGRDTERLTYWKAERGVVEMDADAVGPLHPLLTAMLQRDPRRRPDAAEAKRLLAAVARPEAGGRAGGGPGGGPRGRTGGWLRQRRPLLAAGAAVGICAAIAAGIAVLPGDDDGTDGARQTGESRAADDAPGGAQEFPVGDPRTADLCSLTDPAALGRFGEAQVDVDYGNFDRCDVLVHPDEHSRIDVSVYLRKGSPPEAGKPARTIGKIGVMEEPPENGECGLLLLPEREAGDTLLGVRVEVGDGSVTGGTATLCAVADEAARHAAEALNEGPVPRRSPGYPDASLAWADACDLLDAEALDAAGLRDDPEPGVANWSCEWSGSGELEAEAAFFRDQPKSEADGELVRPSGYKAYVVPEGDGEETCTVFLEYREYSNHEAEKAAEMVRLYVSGDRPMDSLCDAAVGLSGAAAERLRAR